One part of the Paracoccus sp. MBLB3053 genome encodes these proteins:
- a CDS encoding monovalent cation:proton antiporter-2 (CPA2) family protein has product MESFLPAATVYLLTMVIAVPLSARLGLGSVLGYLISGIVIGPVLGLAGSATEMADLQHFAEFGVVMMMFLIGLELDPRTLWQMRHKLLGLAGMQILGTVALLASVAMLLGQSWQIALALGMILSLSSTAIVLQTLSEKALMQTAGGRSAFAVLLTQDIAVIPMIALMPLLAVHGAGVSGDDHGAASILQGLPGWALALVTLGAVAVVVLIGQYLVRPAFRYVNSSRVGELDTALALLIVVGIASLMETVGLSPALGTFLAGVVLAGSEFRHDLEAQIAPFKGLLLGLFFITVGAGMNFQTLFDRPAAILGMTVILMGIKSLVLYGVARATGLHGRARTLFTLSLAQAGEFGFVLISFAVTLAILPRALAQSMLLVISLSMLATPLLFMLSDYISRRIAEDRASEPPDEIEEQQPIIIAGIGRFGQVVNRMVTMSGFQTTVLDHDLEVIQVMRRFGFKGYFGDPTRPEILRAAGIEKAQILVATLDDPAANLRLIHIAREIRPDIVIVARAYDRVNVFQLYEAKADHIVREVFDSSLRAGRYVLERAGLSEYEAAELERVYYHMDRAGLRQLAEVWKPGVSLEANAEYIERSRELNRQLETALMERFAHGPSAAPISSSGDDLPNAALAENSRPGGR; this is encoded by the coding sequence ATGGAATCATTTCTCCCGGCCGCCACGGTCTATCTCTTGACCATGGTCATCGCCGTGCCGCTTTCCGCGCGGCTGGGGCTGGGATCGGTTCTGGGCTACCTGATCTCGGGCATCGTCATCGGTCCCGTGCTTGGGCTGGCGGGAAGCGCCACCGAAATGGCCGACCTCCAGCATTTCGCCGAGTTCGGCGTGGTCATGATGATGTTCCTGATCGGGCTCGAGCTTGATCCGCGCACGTTATGGCAGATGCGGCACAAGCTGCTTGGGCTCGCGGGGATGCAGATCCTGGGAACGGTCGCGCTGCTCGCCTCGGTCGCGATGCTATTGGGGCAAAGCTGGCAGATCGCGCTGGCACTCGGCATGATCCTGTCGCTGAGCTCGACGGCGATCGTGCTTCAGACACTGTCGGAAAAGGCGCTGATGCAGACGGCCGGAGGGCGCAGCGCCTTCGCCGTTCTGCTGACCCAGGATATCGCCGTCATCCCGATGATCGCGTTGATGCCGCTTCTGGCTGTGCATGGTGCGGGCGTCTCGGGGGATGATCACGGCGCCGCCTCGATCCTGCAGGGCCTGCCGGGCTGGGCGCTGGCGCTTGTCACGTTGGGGGCGGTCGCTGTCGTGGTGTTGATCGGGCAGTATCTCGTTCGTCCCGCCTTTCGCTATGTGAACTCGTCGCGCGTCGGCGAACTCGATACGGCGCTGGCCCTGCTGATCGTCGTGGGCATCGCCTCGCTCATGGAAACGGTCGGCCTCTCGCCCGCGCTCGGTACCTTCCTTGCGGGCGTGGTGCTTGCGGGATCGGAGTTTCGTCATGATCTTGAAGCGCAGATCGCGCCCTTCAAGGGACTGCTTCTGGGGCTGTTCTTCATCACCGTTGGCGCGGGGATGAACTTCCAGACCCTGTTTGATCGTCCGGCGGCGATCCTGGGCATGACGGTGATCCTGATGGGTATCAAATCATTGGTGCTCTACGGCGTCGCCCGGGCCACCGGTCTGCATGGGCGAGCCCGCACGCTGTTTACCCTGTCGCTCGCCCAAGCGGGCGAATTCGGCTTTGTGCTGATTTCCTTTGCGGTGACACTGGCGATCCTGCCGCGCGCGCTTGCCCAGTCCATGCTGCTGGTGATCTCGCTTTCGATGCTGGCGACGCCGCTTCTGTTCATGCTGTCGGATTATATTTCGCGCCGCATTGCCGAAGATCGTGCTTCAGAACCCCCGGACGAGATCGAGGAGCAGCAGCCGATCATCATCGCGGGCATCGGTCGGTTCGGGCAGGTCGTGAACAGGATGGTCACGATGTCGGGTTTCCAGACCACGGTTCTCGACCATGACCTCGAGGTGATCCAGGTGATGCGTCGTTTCGGCTTCAAGGGTTACTTCGGCGATCCGACCAGGCCCGAGATCCTCAGGGCCGCGGGCATCGAGAAGGCACAGATCCTCGTCGCGACGCTCGACGATCCCGCCGCGAACCTGCGACTGATCCACATTGCGCGGGAAATCCGGCCAGATATCGTCATCGTCGCCCGCGCTTATGATCGTGTGAACGTCTTTCAGCTTTATGAAGCGAAGGCCGACCATATTGTGCGGGAAGTCTTTGACAGCTCGCTGCGCGCGGGTCGCTACGTGCTCGAACGCGCGGGACTGTCCGAATACGAGGCTGCCGAGCTTGAGCGCGTCTATTACCACATGGACCGCGCCGGGCTGCGCCAACTGGCCGAGGTCTGGAAACCCGGCGTATCGCTGGAAGCCAATGCGGAATATATCGAGCGCAGCCGCGAACTGAATCGTCAGCTTGAAACGGCGCTGATGGAACGCTTTGCCCATGGCCCCAGTGCCGCGCCGATCTCCTCCTCCGGAGACGATCTGCCCAATGCAGCACTTGCCGAGAACAGCCGACCCGGCGGGCGCTGA
- the gatB gene encoding Asp-tRNA(Asn)/Glu-tRNA(Gln) amidotransferase subunit GatB, whose amino-acid sequence MLDHLTYTSPEPKVIQGAKQDWELVIGLEVHAQVASNAKLFSGASTGFGAEPNSHVAFVDAGMPGMLPVINEFCVEQAVRTGLGLKAGINLRSAFDRKNYFYPDLPQGYQISQLYHPIVGEGEVIVDMAPGVARRVRIERIHLEQDAGKSIHDMDPNMSFVDLNRTGVALMEIVSRPDIRGPEEAAAYVAKLRQIMRYLGTCDGNMQNGNLRADVNVSVCQPGAYEKFMETGDFAHLGTRCEIKNMNSMRFIQAAIEYEARRQIAIIEDGGKIVQETRLYDPDKGETRSMRSKEEAHDYRYFPDPDLLPLEIDQSWVDHIATEMPELPDEKKARFVTGLGLSEYDAGVLTAEVENANYFEAVATGRDGKMAANWVINELFGRLNKEGLSVETSPVSSRQLGGVIDLIAKGDISGKIAKDLFEILWTEGGDPAEIVEARGMKQVTDLGAIEKAVDEIIAANPAQVEKARANPKLAGWFVGQVLKATGGKANPAAVNELVAQKLGQ is encoded by the coding sequence ATGCTTGACCATCTGACCTATACCTCCCCCGAACCCAAAGTCATCCAGGGTGCGAAGCAGGACTGGGAACTGGTCATCGGCCTGGAAGTCCACGCTCAGGTCGCCTCGAACGCCAAGCTGTTCTCCGGCGCCTCGACCGGCTTCGGGGCCGAGCCGAACAGCCACGTCGCTTTCGTCGATGCCGGCATGCCGGGGATGCTGCCCGTCATCAATGAATTCTGCGTCGAGCAGGCCGTCCGCACCGGTCTGGGCCTCAAGGCCGGGATCAACCTGCGCTCGGCCTTCGATCGCAAGAACTATTTCTACCCGGACCTGCCGCAGGGCTACCAGATCAGCCAGCTCTACCATCCCATCGTGGGCGAAGGCGAGGTGATCGTGGACATGGCCCCCGGCGTCGCGCGCCGCGTGCGCATCGAACGGATCCACCTCGAGCAGGATGCGGGCAAATCAATCCATGACATGGACCCGAACATGTCCTTCGTGGACCTGAACCGCACCGGCGTCGCCCTGATGGAGATCGTCAGCCGCCCCGACATCCGTGGCCCCGAAGAGGCTGCGGCCTATGTCGCCAAGCTGCGCCAGATCATGCGTTATCTGGGCACCTGCGACGGCAACATGCAGAACGGCAACCTGCGGGCCGATGTGAACGTCTCGGTCTGCCAGCCCGGTGCCTATGAGAAATTCATGGAGACCGGCGATTTCGCCCATCTGGGCACGCGCTGCGAAATCAAGAACATGAACTCGATGCGCTTCATCCAGGCCGCGATCGAATATGAGGCGCGCCGACAGATCGCCATCATCGAGGATGGCGGCAAGATCGTGCAGGAAACCCGCCTTTACGATCCGGACAAGGGCGAGACGCGTTCCATGCGGTCGAAGGAAGAGGCGCATGACTACCGCTACTTCCCCGATCCCGACCTGCTGCCCTTGGAAATCGACCAATCCTGGGTCGACCATATCGCGACCGAGATGCCGGAACTTCCCGACGAGAAGAAGGCGCGTTTCGTCACCGGGCTCGGACTGTCGGAATATGATGCCGGCGTGCTGACCGCCGAGGTCGAGAACGCCAATTACTTCGAGGCCGTGGCCACCGGCCGCGACGGCAAGATGGCGGCGAACTGGGTCATCAACGAGCTTTTCGGTCGCCTGAACAAGGAAGGCCTGAGCGTCGAGACCTCGCCGGTTTCATCCCGCCAGTTGGGCGGCGTCATCGACCTGATCGCCAAGGGCGACATCTCGGGCAAGATCGCCAAGGACCTCTTCGAGATCCTTTGGACCGAGGGCGGCGATCCGGCCGAGATCGTGGAAGCACGTGGCATGAAGCAGGTGACCGATCTTGGCGCGATCGAGAAGGCCGTCGATGAAATCATCGCCGCGAATCCGGCACAGGTCGAAAAGGCCCGCGCGAATCCGAAGCTTGCGGGCTGGTTCGTCGGCCAGGTCCTGAAGGCAACCGGCGGCAAGGCCAACCCGGCCGCCGTCAACGAACTGGTCGCGCAGAAGCTCGGACAGTAA
- a CDS encoding DUF4177 domain-containing protein, whose product MSSYEYTVIPAPSRGEKTKGAKTGIERFAATLTVALNDMALDGWEYVRAETLPAEERAGLTGRTTVYHNILIFRRKIVSDEPEEPIAAPVPTPTPAAAPAPSAAESTAPAPAVPTQHVSEQLSAVDLPADNQVRAPFSQPMRAMPRPVPSRNVERSAEPPLTAPELPTPAGPRLGPANR is encoded by the coding sequence ATGAGCAGCTACGAATACACCGTCATTCCGGCGCCTTCGCGCGGCGAAAAGACCAAGGGCGCCAAGACCGGGATCGAGCGTTTCGCAGCCACATTGACGGTCGCTCTGAATGATATGGCGCTGGATGGCTGGGAATATGTCCGGGCTGAAACCCTTCCGGCAGAGGAACGCGCGGGCCTCACCGGGCGGACCACCGTTTATCACAACATCCTGATCTTCAGGCGCAAAATCGTGTCCGATGAACCTGAGGAGCCAATCGCTGCCCCGGTTCCGACACCGACCCCCGCCGCGGCTCCGGCCCCCAGCGCAGCCGAGAGCACTGCGCCGGCTCCCGCGGTGCCCACCCAGCATGTTTCCGAACAACTGTCTGCGGTCGATCTGCCGGCAGATAATCAAGTTCGTGCGCCCTTCAGCCAGCCGATGCGGGCCATGCCCCGGCCCGTGCCGTCACGCAATGTGGAACGCAGCGCCGAGCCACCGTTGACAGCGCCGGAACTGCCGACGCCGGCCGGACCCCGGCTTGGTCCGGCGAACCGTTAG
- a CDS encoding SlyX family protein produces the protein MDKQTLERTERLEEAVAHLARIADDLSGIVARQEGEIARLTRRIDMLMAREAERESEGGTIPLADQRPPHW, from the coding sequence ATGGACAAGCAGACGCTGGAAAGAACCGAGCGCCTGGAAGAGGCCGTCGCCCATCTGGCACGGATTGCGGATGATCTGTCGGGCATCGTCGCCCGCCAAGAGGGCGAAATCGCCCGCCTGACCCGCCGGATCGACATGTTGATGGCACGCGAGGCAGAACGCGAGTCGGAAGGCGGAACGATTCCCCTGGCCGATCAGCGTCCGCCGCATTGGTAG
- the hisS gene encoding histidine--tRNA ligase, translated as MAKDQKKQPRPKAETPKGFRDYFGADVTERKQMLDRIAEIYHRHGFEPLETSAVETVEALGKFLPDVDRPNAGVFAWQEAEVPGGGAGDWLALRYDLTAPLARVAAQFRNDLPSPYRRYAMGPVWRNEKPGPGRFRQFYQCDADTVGSASVAADAEICGMLAAALEHAGIQRGDYLIRINNRKVLNGILEAMGVEGGKPADDVLRTIDKFDKVGEAGVRQLLTTGRKDESGAMIEGVGLRPEQADPVIAFLTSKGADNAATLENLRAAVGASATGAEGVEELAQISDMLAAMGVGEDRAVIDPSIVRGLGYYTGPVFEAELTFEILDEKGRKRQFGSVAGGGRYDGLVERFTGQKVPATGVSIGVDRLLAALRAKGLMGGVDQGPVVVTVMDRDRMGDYYAMASELREAGIRAEVYLGNPKNFGNQLKYADKRNAPVAIIQGGDEALRGVVQVKDLILGAKIAAEASHEEWKAQPAQTEVARGDLVAEVRRILG; from the coding sequence ATGGCGAAAGATCAGAAAAAACAACCCCGACCCAAGGCAGAGACGCCCAAGGGGTTCCGTGACTATTTCGGCGCGGATGTGACCGAACGCAAGCAGATGCTCGACCGCATCGCCGAAATCTATCATCGCCACGGATTTGAGCCGCTGGAAACCAGTGCGGTTGAAACCGTCGAAGCCTTGGGCAAGTTCCTGCCCGACGTGGACCGCCCCAATGCCGGCGTCTTCGCCTGGCAGGAGGCCGAGGTCCCGGGCGGCGGCGCGGGCGACTGGCTGGCGCTGCGCTATGACCTGACCGCGCCCTTGGCGCGTGTCGCGGCGCAGTTCAGGAATGACCTGCCATCGCCCTATCGCCGCTACGCGATGGGCCCGGTCTGGCGCAACGAGAAGCCGGGGCCGGGGCGCTTCCGCCAGTTCTACCAATGCGATGCCGATACGGTTGGCAGCGCCTCGGTTGCGGCCGATGCCGAGATCTGCGGCATGCTGGCCGCGGCGCTTGAACATGCCGGCATCCAGCGCGGCGATTACCTGATCCGCATCAACAACCGCAAGGTTCTGAACGGCATCCTCGAGGCCATGGGCGTCGAGGGCGGCAAGCCTGCCGATGACGTGCTGCGCACCATCGACAAGTTCGACAAGGTCGGCGAGGCGGGCGTGCGCCAGCTTCTGACCACGGGGCGCAAGGACGAATCCGGCGCGATGATCGAGGGCGTGGGCCTGCGCCCCGAACAGGCCGATCCGGTGATCGCCTTCCTGACCTCGAAGGGCGCGGACAATGCCGCGACGCTCGAGAACCTGCGCGCCGCCGTCGGCGCCTCGGCCACCGGCGCCGAGGGCGTTGAGGAGCTGGCGCAGATCTCGGACATGCTCGCCGCGATGGGCGTCGGCGAGGATCGCGCGGTGATAGACCCCTCGATCGTGCGCGGCCTCGGCTATTACACCGGCCCGGTCTTCGAGGCCGAGCTGACCTTCGAGATCCTCGACGAGAAGGGCCGCAAGCGGCAATTCGGCTCGGTCGCGGGCGGCGGGCGCTATGACGGCCTGGTCGAGCGCTTCACCGGCCAGAAGGTCCCGGCCACCGGCGTCTCGATCGGCGTCGACCGCCTGCTGGCCGCCTTGCGCGCCAAGGGGCTGATGGGCGGGGTCGATCAGGGCCCGGTCGTCGTGACCGTGATGGATCGCGACCGCATGGGCGACTACTATGCGATGGCGTCCGAATTGCGCGAAGCCGGCATCCGCGCCGAGGTCTATCTGGGCAACCCGAAGAACTTCGGCAACCAGCTCAAATATGCCGACAAGCGCAACGCGCCGGTCGCCATCATCCAGGGCGGCGACGAGGCCCTGCGCGGCGTCGTGCAGGTCAAGGACCTGATCCTTGGCGCGAAGATCGCGGCCGAGGCCAGCCATGAGGAATGGAAGGCCCAGCCCGCCCAGACCGAGGTGGCGCGCGGTGATCTCGTCGCCGAAGTCCGGCGCATCTTGGGATGA
- a CDS encoding ATP phosphoribosyltransferase regulatory subunit: protein MSKRAKQAIGQQILAAFRAAGAEEVAPDLLLPAETLLDLYGEDIRARAYVTQDPIRGEVMLRPDFTVPVVQMHMENGAEPARYCYLGEIFRKQDHGELQPEHPRDNEYLQAGFELFARDPDADAEVFALFHDILAPLRLQASMGDMDLLMDAVRALPLSGARRAALLHHIWRPKRFARLLARFSAPAEGRNFAQAPTAWTGLRSPDEMQSRIDRLQADAGEQPLAAQWVERLERLFAVQAPAPQALAQLRQLAAEIPDIHEAVDRLERNLADLSRRGIDVDAIHFDASHGRHTMEYYDGMTFSFAAAGRADWPPVASGGRYDALAAVLGQAQGRSIPAVGGIIRPGLVHELGGLE, encoded by the coding sequence ATGAGCAAGCGCGCGAAACAGGCGATCGGCCAGCAGATCCTGGCGGCCTTCCGCGCCGCCGGGGCCGAGGAGGTCGCGCCCGACCTGCTGCTGCCCGCCGAGACGCTGCTGGACCTTTACGGCGAGGACATCCGCGCCCGCGCCTATGTCACACAGGACCCGATCCGGGGCGAGGTCATGCTTCGCCCCGATTTCACCGTTCCCGTCGTGCAGATGCACATGGAAAACGGTGCCGAACCCGCGCGCTACTGCTACCTCGGCGAGATCTTCCGCAAGCAGGACCACGGCGAGCTTCAGCCCGAGCATCCGCGCGACAATGAATACCTGCAGGCCGGTTTCGAGCTTTTCGCGCGCGACCCGGATGCCGATGCCGAGGTCTTCGCGCTGTTCCACGACATCCTCGCGCCGCTGCGGCTGCAGGCGAGCATGGGCGACATGGACCTGCTGATGGACGCGGTCCGCGCGCTGCCCCTGTCGGGCGCGCGCCGCGCCGCGCTGCTGCACCATATTTGGCGGCCGAAGCGCTTCGCCCGGCTGCTCGCGCGCTTCAGCGCCCCCGCCGAGGGGCGCAATTTCGCGCAAGCGCCGACGGCATGGACGGGCCTGCGCTCGCCCGACGAGATGCAGTCCCGCATCGACCGGCTGCAGGCGGATGCGGGCGAACAGCCCTTGGCCGCGCAATGGGTCGAGCGGCTGGAACGGCTCTTCGCGGTCCAGGCTCCGGCCCCGCAGGCTTTGGCGCAGCTGCGCCAGCTTGCCGCCGAGATCCCCGACATCCACGAGGCCGTCGACCGGCTCGAACGCAACCTCGCCGACCTGTCGCGGCGCGGCATCGACGTGGATGCGATCCATTTCGACGCGAGCCACGGCCGTCACACGATGGAATATTACGACGGCATGACCTTCAGCTTTGCCGCTGCGGGGCGCGCCGACTGGCCGCCGGTGGCCTCGGGCGGGCGCTATGACGCGCTGGCCGCGGTGCTGGGGCAGGCGCAGGGCCGCTCGATCCCGGCGGTGGGCGGAATCATCCGTCCGGGCCTTGTCCACGAACTCGGGGGTCTAGAATGA
- the hisG gene encoding ATP phosphoribosyltransferase produces MIRLGVPSKGRLMEQCFEWFAERGVTLSRSGSDREYAGRVDGAENVSLVLLSAGEIPRELQAGRIHLGVTGTDLIREKLAGWRSHVEELAPMGFGHADLILAVPSCWADCDDLDDFATIARDFRAEHGFRLRIATKYHRLVRAWLSDQEVADYQLVDSQGATEGTVANLTAEAIADITSSGETLRANHLKILAEEPILRSQATLLRSLAAGSDEQVRAFAAQLGL; encoded by the coding sequence ATGATCCGGCTGGGCGTTCCGTCCAAGGGGCGGCTGATGGAGCAATGCTTCGAGTGGTTCGCCGAACGCGGCGTGACCCTGTCGCGCTCGGGTTCTGATCGTGAATATGCGGGTCGGGTCGACGGGGCGGAAAACGTCTCGCTGGTGCTGCTTTCTGCGGGCGAGATCCCGCGCGAGCTTCAGGCGGGGCGCATCCATCTGGGCGTGACCGGCACCGACCTCATCCGCGAGAAGCTGGCGGGCTGGCGCAGCCATGTCGAGGAACTGGCCCCGATGGGCTTCGGCCATGCAGACCTGATCCTCGCCGTGCCCTCCTGCTGGGCCGATTGCGACGATCTGGACGATTTCGCCACCATCGCGCGGGATTTCCGCGCCGAGCATGGCTTCCGGCTGCGCATCGCCACCAAGTATCACCGGCTGGTGCGGGCCTGGCTTTCCGATCAGGAGGTGGCCGATTACCAGCTTGTGGACAGCCAGGGCGCGACCGAAGGCACCGTCGCGAACCTGACCGCCGAGGCGATCGCCGACATTACCTCTTCGGGCGAAACGCTACGCGCGAATCACCTGAAGATCCTTGCCGAAGAGCCGATCCTGCGCAGCCAGGCGACGTTGCTGCGTTCGCTGGCGGCGGGCAGCGACGAACAGGTCAGGGCATTCGCCGCGCAACTGGGGCTTTGA
- the ftsY gene encoding signal recognition particle-docking protein FtsY, with protein MSFFSKLRDRLTRSSSKIGGGLDDLVAEGATPDTEAVPSAPQEEIAPPPAPTSVPAPVELPAPEPAPSASQSRPGMLGRLFGKSKAETEPRRELNDEMLEELEEMLIQADMGVETSLRVTANIAEGRLGRRVSSTELKELLAGEIARIMTPVAQPLPLYPKRPQVVLVVGVNGAGKTTTIGKLASQFKAAGKNVVIAAGDTFRAAAVEQLQVWGQRAGVPVMTAPEGSDPASLAFDAMTRAEAEGADLLMIDTAGRLQNRQDLMEELAKIVRVIRKKDPSAPHNTLLVLDATTGQNALNQVETFQKLADVSGLVMTKLDGTARGGVLVALADRFGLPIHAIGVGEQIDDLDAFDARDFARALVGLDG; from the coding sequence ATGTCGTTTTTCTCGAAACTGCGTGATCGGCTGACGCGGTCATCGTCGAAGATCGGCGGGGGGCTGGATGATCTTGTCGCCGAAGGCGCGACCCCTGACACCGAAGCCGTGCCATCCGCTCCGCAAGAGGAAATCGCGCCTCCCCCGGCCCCGACCTCCGTCCCGGCGCCCGTCGAACTCCCCGCGCCCGAGCCCGCCCCATCGGCATCTCAGTCCCGGCCGGGCATGCTTGGCCGCCTTTTCGGCAAATCCAAGGCTGAAACAGAACCGCGCCGCGAACTGAATGACGAAATGCTGGAAGAGCTCGAAGAGATGCTTATCCAGGCAGATATGGGCGTCGAAACCTCGCTGCGCGTCACGGCGAACATCGCCGAGGGCAGATTGGGCCGCCGGGTGTCCTCGACCGAACTGAAAGAGCTTCTTGCCGGCGAAATCGCGCGGATCATGACACCCGTAGCACAGCCCCTGCCGCTTTACCCCAAACGCCCGCAGGTTGTGCTGGTTGTCGGCGTCAACGGCGCGGGCAAGACGACGACGATCGGCAAGCTCGCCAGTCAGTTCAAGGCGGCGGGCAAGAATGTCGTGATCGCGGCCGGCGATACATTCCGAGCTGCGGCCGTCGAGCAGCTTCAGGTCTGGGGCCAACGGGCGGGCGTTCCTGTCATGACCGCGCCCGAGGGCTCGGACCCCGCAAGCCTTGCCTTTGACGCGATGACCCGCGCCGAGGCCGAAGGCGCCGATCTGCTGATGATCGACACCGCCGGACGCCTGCAGAACCGTCAGGACCTGATGGAGGAACTGGCCAAGATCGTCCGCGTCATCCGCAAGAAGGACCCTTCGGCGCCGCACAACACATTGCTGGTGCTGGATGCGACAACCGGACAGAATGCGCTGAACCAGGTCGAAACCTTCCAGAAGCTTGCGGATGTCTCGGGCCTTGTCATGACGAAGCTGGACGGGACGGCACGCGGCGGCGTCCTGGTGGCGCTGGCCGACCGGTTCGGGCTACCGATCCATGCGATTGGCGTGGGCGAGCAGATCGACGATCTCGATGCCTTCGACGCGCGCGATTTCGCCCGCGCACTGGTCGGGCTGGACGGCTGA
- a CDS encoding class I fructose-bisphosphate aldolase codes for MQMTDTVRKILANYEGETPGVKAQLARMLMTGKLAGTGKMIILPVDQGFEHGPARSFAPNPAGYDPHYHYQLAIDAGLNAYAAPLGMIEAGADTFAGQIPTILKVNSANSLMSNTAGKNQAITASVDDALRLGCSAIGFTIYPGSDLALDMFEEIVEMRKEAAAKGVATVIWSYPRGEAITKDGETAIDVAAYAAQIAALIGAHIIKIKLSTDHLMLPEAKKVYEDKQIDIATQAKRVEHCMQASFAGRRIVVFSGGAAKGADAVYDDARAIRDGGGNGSIIGRNSFQRSREDALDMLSKLVDIYLGKA; via the coding sequence ATGCAGATGACCGATACTGTCCGCAAGATCCTTGCCAATTATGAAGGCGAGACCCCCGGCGTGAAAGCGCAACTGGCGCGCATGCTGATGACCGGCAAGCTTGCGGGCACCGGCAAGATGATCATCCTGCCCGTCGACCAAGGCTTCGAGCATGGCCCGGCGCGCAGCTTCGCTCCGAACCCGGCGGGCTACGACCCCCATTACCACTACCAGCTGGCGATCGATGCCGGCCTGAACGCCTATGCCGCCCCGCTGGGAATGATCGAAGCCGGCGCCGATACCTTTGCCGGCCAGATACCGACCATCCTCAAGGTGAACTCGGCCAATTCGCTGATGTCGAACACCGCCGGCAAGAACCAGGCGATCACCGCTTCGGTCGATGACGCGCTGCGGCTTGGCTGCTCGGCCATCGGCTTCACCATCTATCCGGGCTCGGACCTGGCGCTCGACATGTTCGAAGAGATCGTCGAGATGCGCAAGGAAGCCGCCGCGAAAGGCGTCGCGACCGTGATCTGGTCCTACCCGCGCGGCGAGGCGATCACCAAGGATGGCGAGACCGCGATCGACGTCGCGGCTTATGCGGCCCAGATCGCCGCCCTGATCGGCGCCCACATCATCAAGATCAAGCTCTCGACCGACCACCTGATGCTGCCGGAAGCGAAGAAGGTCTACGAGGACAAGCAGATCGACATCGCGACCCAGGCCAAGCGCGTCGAGCATTGCATGCAGGCGTCCTTCGCCGGTCGCCGCATCGTCGTCTTCTCGGGCGGCGCGGCTAAAGGCGCGGATGCGGTCTATGACGACGCCCGCGCGATCCGCGACGGCGGCGGCAATGGCTCGATCATCGGCCGCAACAGCTTCCAGCGTTCGCGTGAAGACGCGCTGGACATGCTGTCGAAGCTGGTCGACATCTACCTCGGCAAGGCCTGA
- a CDS encoding phosphoglycerate kinase, with translation MADFNTIDDLDFDGKVVLTRVDVNVPVENGQVTDATRIEKIVPTVKDIQAKGGIPVLLAHFDRPKGQRVESMSLKVVLPELEKALGQPVKFSEEAIGGPAKRAVADLQPGDVLLLENTRFYPGEETNDSTFAASIAALGGAYVNDAFSAAHRAHASTEGVARLLPAAAGRLMEAELTALDAALGTPQRPVVAVVGGAKVSTKLDLLVNLITKVDHLVIGGGMANTFLVAQGIEVGKSLAERDMADTAREILAKAESSGCTIHLPTDVVVAREFKAGAESETVPADACPADAMILDAGPESVAKIREVFEQSRTLIWNGPLGAFEIVPFDAATNAAAQEAARLTREGKLVSVAGGGDTVAALNKAGVSGDFTFISTAGGAFLEWMEGKELPGVAALQKR, from the coding sequence ATGGCGGATTTCAACACGATCGACGACCTGGACTTCGACGGCAAGGTGGTCTTGACCCGAGTAGACGTGAACGTTCCGGTCGAGAACGGCCAGGTGACCGATGCGACGCGCATCGAAAAGATCGTGCCGACGGTCAAGGATATCCAGGCCAAGGGCGGCATTCCGGTGCTGCTGGCCCATTTCGACCGTCCCAAGGGCCAGCGGGTCGAAAGCATGAGCCTGAAGGTCGTTCTCCCCGAGCTGGAGAAGGCCCTTGGCCAACCGGTGAAGTTCTCGGAAGAAGCGATCGGCGGTCCCGCCAAGCGCGCCGTCGCCGATCTTCAGCCCGGCGACGTTCTGCTTCTGGAGAACACACGCTTCTACCCGGGCGAGGAAACCAACGATTCGACCTTCGCCGCCTCGATCGCGGCCTTGGGCGGCGCCTATGTCAACGATGCCTTCTCTGCCGCGCATCGCGCACATGCTTCGACCGAAGGAGTCGCGCGGCTGCTGCCAGCCGCTGCCGGCCGCCTGATGGAGGCAGAGCTCACGGCACTGGATGCCGCGCTTGGCACGCCGCAGCGTCCGGTCGTCGCCGTGGTGGGCGGGGCGAAGGTCTCGACCAAGCTCGACCTGCTCGTCAATCTCATTACCAAGGTCGATCACCTCGTGATCGGGGGCGGCATGGCGAACACCTTCCTTGTCGCTCAGGGCATCGAGGTCGGAAAGTCGCTGGCCGAACGCGACATGGCCGACACCGCGCGCGAGATCCTGGCCAAGGCGGAAAGCTCGGGCTGTACGATCCACCTGCCGACGGATGTGGTGGTCGCACGCGAGTTCAAGGCCGGCGCGGAAAGCGAGACGGTCCCGGCAGATGCCTGCCCGGCCGATGCCATGATCCTGGATGCCGGACCGGAATCGGTCGCCAAGATCCGGGAAGTGTTCGAGCAGTCTCGGACCTTGATCTGGAACGGCCCGCTCGGCGCCTTCGAGATCGTCCCCTTCGATGCGGCGACCAACGCGGCCGCACAAGAGGCCGCACGTCTCACGCGCGAAGGCAAGCTGGTTTCGGTCGCGGGCGGCGGAGATACCGTGGCTGCGTTGAACAAGGCTGGTGTTTCGGGCGACTTCACCTTCATTTCGACGGCGGGCGGTGCCTTTCTCGAATGGATGGAAGGCAAGGAGCTTCCTGGCGTCGCCGCGTTGCAAAAACGCTGA